The sequence CGATGTCGTCACCACCGCGCACGAGCTCGGGATCCGCTCCTCCTCCACGATGATGTACGGGCACGTGGACCAACCGCGGCACTGGTTGGGCCACTTCCGCACGCTGTCGCGCATCCAACAGCAGACCGGCGGGTTCACCGAGTTCGTCACGCTCCCCTTCATCCACACCAACGCGCCCGTGTACCTGGCGGGCATCGCACGGCCGGGCCCCACGGTCCGCGACAACCGCGCGGTGACGGCGATGGCCCGGATCCTGCTGCACCCGCACATCCCCAACATCCAGACGAGTTGGGTGAAGCTGGGGGCGGAGGGCGCGGCCGAGATGCTCCGGTCCGGGGCGAACGACCTGGGCGGGACGCTGATGGAGGAGACCATCTCGCGGATGGCCGGGTCGAGTTACGGCTCGTACAAGTCGGTACAGGACCTGATCGCGGTGGCCGAGGCGGCCGGGCGGCCCGCGAAGGCCCGTACGACGCTGTACGGGGAGGTGTCGCGGGAGCGGCAGGAGGCGGCCCGCGCCTCGGACGGGCACCTGCCGGAGCTGCTGCCCGTACTGGACTGAGCGCGAGGGAAGCACCGCGGAAGGGGATCCCGGCCGCCTGGCCGGGATCCCCTTCCCTCGTCGGCGCGGAGCCGGATCAGCCGACCAGGAGGTCCTTCTTCAGCTCCTTGAGCTCGTGGGCGTCGATGCCGAGCCCGTCCTTGAGGTAGCGGTCGAAGGAGCCGTACGTCGCCTCGACCTCGTCGTAGCCCGCGTTCAGGTACTCGGGGCGCACGTCGAGCAGCGGCTTGTAGACGGCGGCCTGCTGGGCGGGCAGGTGGGAGAGGATCGCGTCGTTGGCGGCCTTGCGGTAGTCGTTGCTGGCCAGGTAGTCGGCCTCGACGGTCTCGCGGGGCACGCCGAGGGCGGTCAGCAGGGCGGCGCCCGCCCAGCCGGTGCGGTCCTTGCCGGCGGTGCAGTGGAAGAGGACGGAGCGGCCGCGGTCGCGGTCGATGCCGTCGAAGACCTGGGTGTACGCCTTCTTGCCGCCGGCGCCGGAGACCATCGCCCGCTCCGCGTCGACCATGGCCTTGACGGCCTCGTCGGGGGTGCGGGGCATGGTTTGGAAGGAGCCGGAGCCCGCGAAGACGTCGGCGACGACGTAGGTGGCGCCCGTGGGCACCTTGTCGGCGGCCTTGGTGCGCTCGTCCTCCGTGCGGAGGTCGAAGACCGTCCTGACGCGCAGGCGCCGGAGCTTGGCCAGGTCGTTCTCGGTCAGCTTGTCGAGGGCGTCCGAGCGGTAGATCTCGCCCATCCTGACCCACTGGCCGGTGCTGGTGCGGTAGCCGCCGGCGTCGCGGAAGTTGGCGGTGCCGTCCAGCTCGATCAGGCGGTCGGCCAGGCGCAGGCCCTGGCCGCGGCCGGGCTCGAAGTCGAACCACTGGCGGTCGGCGGCGGGCAGGCCCTTGACCACGGCGGTGCCCTGGGAGCCGCCCTTCGCGACGACCTTGCCGTTCGCCTCGATCTCGACCCGGTCGGTGCCACGGGCCTTCCACCGCAGGGTGAAGGAGCCGTCGGCACCGGCGGTGACGGTGGCTTCGGTGAACGGGACGGCGGACCGGTCGTGCCGGTCCCGGCCGGTGGCGGAGGCGAGCGGGGCCGCGACCAGGGAGGCGGCGAGTACGGAGGCGACGACGGTCGCGGCGAGGAGAGCCTTCTTCATGGCTCCGAGGCTGGGCGGCCACGGAGAACGTCCGATGAACGAGGCGTGACCGAAAACGACCGACTCGAAGGCAAGTGGCAAAACGTGCCACCACCCAAGTGGCGGCCTGAAGTGTTCGGATTCTGGCCGATCTGCGCTGACCGACCGGTCCGGTGGCCGACCACTTCCGGTTTCGACCGTTCGTGTCCACTACAGTGCGGGTTCGCGTGCGTGGCGGGTACGGGTAGGGACGCCGGGCATCGAGTGGACTGGTCGGCGGGGGGCGCGGTGCCGGGGATGGACGCGGGGATGGACGCAGTGAACGCGACGAACGACACGGGCTCCACGACGGGCCCCGGCCCGGTCCCGGGCGGCCCCCGCCCGGCAACCACCACTGCCGGTGCCGGTGCCGGTGCGCAAGCCGCCCCCGGGCCGAACGAGGACCCGACCGCCGCCGGCGCCCCCGCCCTCTCCCTGCACGCCCCCGCTCCCGCCGGCACCGGCAAGGCCGGCGGCACGACCCCCGCCCCCGCCGGGGCGAACCGCACGCTCGGCCGCGGCATCGCCACCGGCCTGTGGGGTCGCGTCGAGCAGCAGGACTTCCGCAGCCGGGTCCGCGGCACCCTCGTCGGCTCCGCCCTCGGCGACGCCCTCGGCGCACCCGCCGCCGGACTCTCCCTCGCCGCCCTGCGCGAGGCCCACGGCCCGGACGGCCTGACCGGTCCGGCCCCCGCCCTCGGACGCCGCGGCCGGGTCACCGCCGCCACCCAGCTCACGCTCTTCACCGTGGACGGGCTGATACGGGCCCACGTACGCCGCGACACCGGCGCCTGGCATCCGCCCACCGACCTGCACCGCGCGTACCTGCGGTGGGCCGCCACCCAGCGCGACTGGGGCCCCGACGAGCGCCGCAAGGACAACGGCTGGCTCGCGCAGGAGGAGTGGCTCTACGCCCGCCGCGCCCCGCACCGCGCCTGCCTGACCGGCTTCGCCGACGACGTCCTCGGCACCCTGGACCGGCCGAAGAACCCCACCGCCCGCGACGCGGCCGCCGCCTCCCGCTCGGCCCCCTTCGGTCTGTTGGTCGGCTGGGAGCCCGCCCTCGTCCTCCAACTGTCCGTGGAATGCGCCGCGCAGAGCCACGGCCACCCCACCGCCCACCTGTCGGCCGGAGCCGTCGCCGTCATCGTCCACGGCCTGGTCCGCGGCGACTCCCTCGACGCCGCCGTCCAGCGCGCCCTGGGCCTGCTCGGTGCCCGCCCCGGCCACCGGCCCGTCACGGACGCCCTCCAGCGAGCCCTGGCCGCCGTCACCCAGGGCTCGCCCGGCCCCGACGCCGTCGAGGCCCTCGCCGCCGACGAGGCGGGGGACGGATGCGACGCCGCCGACGCGCTCGCCACCGCCGTCTACTGCGCCCTGGTCGCCGAGGACGTCCCGCAGGGCCTGCGCCTCGCCGTCAACCACGGCGGCGACTCCATCGCCGCCGGCACGCTGTGCGGGGCCCTGTTGGGTGCCCTGCACGGCGAGACGGCCCTCCCGGCCGCCTGGCTCGCCGAACTCGAAGGCCGTGCCGCGCTGCTGGAACTCGCCGACGACTTCGCCCTGGAGATGACCCAGGGGCCGAGCCTGCACAGCCCCACCACCGCCTCCCCCGGCTGGCTGGCCCGCTACCCGCGCGGCTGAACCGCGCCCCCGGCACCTGACGCCCCCTCAACATTCGAGGGCCCAGCCCGTACCGTGGCGGGTCCCACGTCTCGGAGGTGCCAGAACACATGCGGATCGCCACGACCATCTTCCTCACCGACCGCA comes from Streptomyces virginiae and encodes:
- a CDS encoding ADP-ribosylglycohydrolase family protein → MWGRVEQQDFRSRVRGTLVGSALGDALGAPAAGLSLAALREAHGPDGLTGPAPALGRRGRVTAATQLTLFTVDGLIRAHVRRDTGAWHPPTDLHRAYLRWAATQRDWGPDERRKDNGWLAQEEWLYARRAPHRACLTGFADDVLGTLDRPKNPTARDAAAASRSAPFGLLVGWEPALVLQLSVECAAQSHGHPTAHLSAGAVAVIVHGLVRGDSLDAAVQRALGLLGARPGHRPVTDALQRALAAVTQGSPGPDAVEALAADEAGDGCDAADALATAVYCALVAEDVPQGLRLAVNHGGDSIAAGTLCGALLGALHGETALPAAWLAELEGRAALLELADDFALEMTQGPSLHSPTTASPGWLARYPRG
- a CDS encoding tyrosine-protein phosphatase, giving the protein MKKALLAATVVASVLAASLVAAPLASATGRDRHDRSAVPFTEATVTAGADGSFTLRWKARGTDRVEIEANGKVVAKGGSQGTAVVKGLPAADRQWFDFEPGRGQGLRLADRLIELDGTANFRDAGGYRTSTGQWVRMGEIYRSDALDKLTENDLAKLRRLRVRTVFDLRTEDERTKAADKVPTGATYVVADVFAGSGSFQTMPRTPDEAVKAMVDAERAMVSGAGGKKAYTQVFDGIDRDRGRSVLFHCTAGKDRTGWAGAALLTALGVPRETVEADYLASNDYRKAANDAILSHLPAQQAAVYKPLLDVRPEYLNAGYDEVEATYGSFDRYLKDGLGIDAHELKELKKDLLVG